From the genome of Streptomyces spinoverrucosus:
CGTTCGCAGCGCCGCACCGACTGCTCCGGCCAGCCGTCGTAGCCGCTGTGCCGGAGGATCTCGGCGGCGTTGACGAGCTTGAAGCCCTGGATTCCGGCGCCGAGCTGCCCGTCGGCGCCGGTGATGCCGGTGAGGGAGGCAGCCCAGGCGTCGAGGATGTCGCGGGCCTTGTCGGCGTGCCGTACGTCGCCGGTGACCGCCCACATGAGGGCGTTGTGGTAGGCGGCGGCCGCGTCGGTGACGGCCTGGCTGGTGGAGTCGGTGGGGCCGCGGCCCCAGGTGGTGATCTGTCCGGTGTTGCGGACGGCGTAGGTGTGCTGGGAACGGAAGTCGGCGGCCAGCGCGGCGAATCCGGAGGCGATCGGGTCGCGTCCTTGCGCCACCGCCGACTTCATCCGGGCCAGGTCCGCCCGGGAGTGCAGCAGGCCGGGATGCGTGAAGGCGAACGCGGCTTCGGCGGCGTGGGCCCACGCGGGCGCGGCGGAGGTGGACAGCAGTCCACCCCCGGCCACGGCCGCGAGTCCCGCCGTGCCGAGGAGCGTCCGTCGGCTGAGGGAATCCACGGGTCACTCCTGGCTTACGGGTTTTGCACGGTGAGCTTGAGGGTCTTGGTCGCCGTGCCCACGCTGTTGGTGGCCGAGACGGTGACCGTGTGGGTGCCGCGTTTCTTCGGGGTTCCGGAGATCAGGCCGGTCTTCTCGTCGATCGCCAGTCCCTCCGGCAGCCCTTCGGCGCCGAACGACGTCGGCAGCGCGGTCGCGGTGACGAGGTGGTGGAAGAGCCGCTTCTTGGTGGCCGTCACCTCGTCCACGCTGGTGATCTCGGGGGCCACCGTGGCGGCCGGCGCGGTGGCGTCCAGGAAGCGGAGGTCCTTCACGTGCTCGTTGACGAACATCGGGACCATGTCCGGGGTCAGGTACCAGCCGGGCTTGCGCATCTTGTCGTGGATGACCGTGCCGTTGATCTGCAGGTTCTGGAAGGTGAGGTTCTTGATGGGGCGGTCGGCGTCGTAGCCGACGACGATCGGCATGATGGCGTTGCGGCCGTCGTAGGTCAGGTTCCGGACGTAGACGTCCTGGATGCCCCGGCCGGGCGTGGCGTTGTACCGGTTGGCCATGACCCGCATGTTGAACAGCTGGCCCCAGGTGAAGTCCTCCACCCGGACGTCCTGGATGCGCACGTTCCGGATGAGGTTGCTGTCTCCGGGGTTCAGGGCGAAGCAGCCCTGGTAGAGGACCTGCGGCTCACGGTGCTGGAGGACGTCGATGTTGCTGAAGACGATGTTCTCGATGGTCTCGGGCTGCTCTGGGTTGCCGTGCGTGCCCATGTTCACCGGGTGCGCGACGTCGGCCCACAGGGTGGAGTCGCGGACGACGACGTTGCGGCAGTCGCCGTAGTAGTCCCAGCGGTGCGCGTAGATGGCGATGCAGTCGTCGCTGTTGCGCATGAAGACGCCCTCGATCAGCACGTCCTCGCTGCTGAACACGTCGATGCCGTCGCCCCATTGGCCGTTGCTGTAGGAGTGCAGGCTGCGGACGGTGACCTGCTGGGACTGGCCGATGGTGCAGGAGTAGCCGGTCTTCGGGTTGAGGACGAGGATGCCGTCGATCTCGATGTTCCTGGAGAACGCGACCAGGGTGGCGGCGTCCGAGTCCCAGATGATGCCCCGACCGAGCAGGCGGGCGTTCTCGACGCCCACGAACTCCACCCGGGCCTTGAGCACCGCGCCTCCGGCCAGGTACACGGTC
Proteins encoded in this window:
- a CDS encoding Ig domain-containing protein — protein: MTDTQGTGLSRRTLIQAAGATAAAYSLIGATAGTVRAEDGVEAADRLVIHPVPGALPVNTTYLVKARTPGGQWKPVPVLRAGTKTINEKTGSGIIRYTSVASLDFTGTVEVQVTWSKGTIPAARIRPLSYDIAHEVSGDTITFSLTEPRNLSIEIDGDLYGNLHLHANPIERRRPEEGDPDVIHFGPGLHTPSGGVVKVPSGMTVYLAGGAVLKARVEFVGVENARLLGRGIIWDSDAATLVAFSRNIEIDGILVLNPKTGYSCTIGQSQQVTVRSLHSYSNGQWGDGIDVFSSEDVLIEGVFMRNSDDCIAIYAHRWDYYGDCRNVVVRDSTLWADVAHPVNMGTHGNPEQPETIENIVFSNIDVLQHREPQVLYQGCFALNPGDSNLIRNVRIQDVRVEDFTWGQLFNMRVMANRYNATPGRGIQDVYVRNLTYDGRNAIMPIVVGYDADRPIKNLTFQNLQINGTVIHDKMRKPGWYLTPDMVPMFVNEHVKDLRFLDATAPAATVAPEITSVDEVTATKKRLFHHLVTATALPTSFGAEGLPEGLAIDEKTGLISGTPKKRGTHTVTVSATNSVGTATKTLKLTVQNP